From Streptomyces griseorubiginosus, one genomic window encodes:
- a CDS encoding ADP-ribosylglycohydrolase family protein has product MTSIACVPPVPAPQGAAELRERARGALLGLAVGDALGAPAENLKPSQIRDRWGRIEGFVAETPSGTDDTEYTIFSGLLLARHGSALTPAHVEGAWHEWIADRDEGPFRGAGFSERGTLENLRRGLAAPISAQHRHAWSDGLAMRAAPFGVFAAGRPAEAARLVAIDGSVSHDGEGIYGGQAVAAGVAAAMAGAPTIAVVASALAVIPDDSWTARSLRRAVAVAHRGEKAVRSAVVIGGYPWTDLAPEAVALAFGAYAAADGDFREAVLTAVNMGRDADTTAAVAGALAGATRGVSAIPAAWATAIGPARGSCLPSMAGRHVLDVADLLVQSTGPEATS; this is encoded by the coding sequence ATGACATCGATCGCCTGCGTTCCCCCGGTTCCCGCGCCCCAGGGCGCCGCCGAACTCCGCGAGCGGGCCCGCGGCGCCCTGCTGGGCCTGGCGGTCGGGGACGCCCTCGGCGCCCCCGCCGAGAACCTGAAGCCGTCGCAGATCCGGGACCGCTGGGGCCGTATCGAGGGCTTCGTGGCCGAGACCCCGTCGGGCACGGACGACACGGAGTACACGATCTTCTCGGGGCTGCTGCTGGCCCGGCACGGTTCGGCCCTCACCCCCGCCCATGTGGAGGGGGCCTGGCACGAGTGGATCGCGGACCGCGACGAGGGCCCGTTCCGGGGCGCCGGTTTCAGTGAGCGGGGCACGCTGGAGAACCTCCGCCGGGGCCTCGCGGCCCCCATCTCGGCCCAGCACCGGCACGCCTGGAGCGACGGCCTGGCCATGCGCGCGGCACCCTTCGGCGTCTTCGCGGCGGGCCGCCCCGCGGAGGCGGCCCGGCTGGTGGCGATCGACGGCTCGGTGAGCCATGACGGCGAGGGCATCTACGGCGGCCAGGCGGTCGCCGCGGGAGTGGCGGCGGCGATGGCGGGCGCCCCGACGATCGCCGTCGTCGCCTCCGCGCTGGCGGTGATCCCGGACGACAGCTGGACGGCGAGGTCCCTGCGCAGGGCGGTGGCGGTGGCCCACCGGGGCGAGAAGGCGGTCCGCTCCGCGGTGGTGATCGGCGGCTACCCGTGGACCGACCTGGCCCCGGAGGCGGTGGCCCTCGCCTTCGGCGCGTACGCGGCGGCCGACGGCGACTTCCGCGAGGCGGTCCTGACGGCGGTGAACATGGGAAGGGACGCGGACACGACGGCGGCGGTGGCGGGAGCGCTGGCGGGCGCGACGAGGGGGGTGTCGGCGATCCCGGCCGCCTGGGCCACGGCGATCGGCCCGGCGAGAGGCAGCTGCCTCCCGTCGATGGCGGGCCGACACGTACTGGACGTGGCGGACCTGCTGGTACAGAGCACCGGGCCGGAGGCCACCTCATGA
- a CDS encoding VIT1/CCC1 transporter family protein, whose protein sequence is MAIIDIEAPLHEAHRDNHTHRDVNGGWLRPAVFGAMDGLVSNLALMTGVAGGAVGQHTIVLTGLAGLAAGAFSMAAGEYTSVASQRELVEAELDVERRELRRHPQDEEAELAALYEGRGVEPELAREVARQLSKDPEQALEIHAREELGIDPGDLPSPLVAAVSSFGSFALGALLPVLPYLLGATALWPALLLALFGLFACGAVVARVTARTWWYSGLRQLALGGAAAGVTYALGSLFGTAVG, encoded by the coding sequence ATGGCCATCATCGACATCGAGGCGCCACTGCACGAGGCGCACCGCGACAACCACACGCACCGGGACGTCAACGGCGGCTGGCTCCGGCCCGCCGTCTTCGGGGCCATGGACGGGCTGGTCTCCAACCTCGCCCTGATGACCGGTGTCGCCGGTGGAGCCGTCGGTCAGCACACCATCGTGCTGACCGGACTCGCGGGGCTCGCCGCCGGTGCCTTCTCGATGGCCGCCGGTGAGTACACCTCCGTCGCCTCCCAGCGTGAGCTGGTCGAGGCCGAGCTGGACGTCGAGCGGCGCGAGCTGCGCCGGCACCCGCAGGACGAGGAGGCCGAACTCGCGGCCCTGTACGAGGGGCGGGGCGTCGAGCCGGAGCTGGCGCGCGAGGTCGCCCGGCAACTGTCCAAGGACCCCGAGCAGGCCCTGGAGATCCACGCCCGCGAGGAGCTGGGCATCGATCCCGGCGACCTGCCCTCGCCGCTCGTCGCCGCCGTCTCCAGCTTCGGCTCCTTCGCGCTGGGCGCCCTGCTCCCCGTACTGCCGTATCTGCTCGGCGCGACCGCGCTCTGGCCCGCCCTGCTGCTCGCCCTGTTCGGGCTGTTCGCGTGCGGTGCCGTCGTGGCCAGGGTGACCGCGCGGACCTGGTGGTACAGCGGACTGCGGCAGCTCGCGCTGGGAGGTGCGGCGGCCGGTGTGACGTACGCCCTGGGCAGTTTGTTCGGAACGGCCGTAGGATAG
- a CDS encoding ADP-ribosylglycohydrolase family protein, translating into MTPPLPWDEPTTLTAPTNTPAEAPPNEAAAADGELAPQGPPAPEDESETGGAGGNTKAEAEAGRTVGLLLGLAAGDAAGWPSARHRAARMPDWTRRLTRELDTFAEQNATTTLPVPIALNQPPEPLRLGPSDDAEWAALTAEALLRAADGTALGDLPRDRRTRTAIDLTWNALADEVAAATDKAPEIESAEIPLRARISVRAGLGNLATGLRPPATGHDNPHYFDDAACVRACVLAVAHPGAPRLAADLAEFDARYTQDGDGVHGARAMAAAVSLALTGATVETCVSAALAELPAQTEIGRNARHALHLAQSADSAFALIPALEHDIVDHVYSYGIAAAETVPVALALATAAQGRIAEAIPAAACLSRVADSAPALVGALTGALGGSGSIPATWQAACRTLSGCALPRLTGTDLVELAGLLEAAQAPLPGG; encoded by the coding sequence ATGACACCACCACTCCCCTGGGACGAACCGACGACACTGACGGCACCCACCAACACCCCCGCGGAAGCACCGCCGAACGAAGCCGCGGCCGCCGACGGCGAACTCGCCCCACAAGGGCCACCCGCACCCGAAGACGAAAGCGAAACGGGTGGTGCGGGTGGGAACACAAAAGCCGAAGCCGAGGCGGGCAGAACCGTCGGCCTCCTGCTGGGCCTGGCCGCAGGCGACGCAGCCGGCTGGCCCTCCGCCCGCCACCGAGCCGCCCGCATGCCCGACTGGACCCGCCGCCTGACCCGCGAACTGGACACCTTCGCCGAGCAGAACGCCACCACCACCCTCCCCGTCCCCATCGCCCTCAACCAACCCCCCGAGCCCCTCCGCCTCGGCCCCTCCGACGACGCCGAATGGGCGGCTCTCACCGCGGAAGCCCTCCTCAGAGCAGCCGACGGCACCGCCCTCGGCGACCTCCCCCGGGACCGCCGTACGAGAACCGCGATCGACCTCACCTGGAACGCCCTCGCCGACGAAGTGGCCGCCGCGACGGACAAGGCCCCGGAGATCGAGTCCGCCGAGATCCCCCTGCGCGCCCGCATCTCCGTACGCGCGGGACTCGGCAACCTCGCCACCGGCCTGCGCCCGCCCGCCACCGGCCACGACAACCCCCACTACTTCGACGACGCGGCCTGCGTCCGGGCCTGTGTCCTCGCCGTCGCCCACCCCGGCGCCCCCCGACTCGCCGCGGACCTGGCCGAGTTCGACGCCCGCTACACCCAGGACGGCGACGGAGTGCACGGCGCCCGGGCGATGGCTGCGGCCGTCTCCCTCGCCCTGACCGGCGCGACCGTGGAGACCTGCGTGTCGGCGGCCCTCGCCGAACTCCCCGCGCAGACGGAGATCGGCCGCAACGCCCGCCACGCCCTGCACCTCGCCCAGTCCGCCGACAGCGCCTTCGCCCTGATCCCCGCCCTGGAACACGACATCGTCGACCACGTCTACAGCTACGGCATCGCGGCCGCCGAGACCGTCCCCGTGGCCCTCGCCCTGGCCACCGCCGCGCAGGGCCGGATCGCCGAGGCGATCCCCGCGGCGGCCTGTCTGTCCCGGGTCGCGGACTCCGCCCCGGCCCTGGTCGGCGCCCTGACCGGCGCGCTGGGAGGCAGCGGATCGATCCCCGCCACCTGGCAGGCCGCCTGCCGCACCCTCTCCGGCTGCGCCCTCCCCCGCCTCACCGGCACGGACCTCGTGGAACTCGCCGGACTCCTGGAAGCCGCACAAGCACCCCTCCCAGGAGGATGA